Within Aricia agestis chromosome Z, ilAriAges1.1, whole genome shotgun sequence, the genomic segment cctattattaaaatacatctatacatacatataaataaaattggagtgtctgtttgtaatattgaaagaaccgttatttactagatgcatattataaatgtatatagggtacatacaccaaaacaacattttttacaatttttgtctgtatgtctgtctgtctgtctgtctgtttgttccggctaatctctgaaatggctggagcgattttgacaggactttttttggcacatagctgatgtagtaaggcataacttaggcgactttttaaccgacttcctaaaaggaggaggatatatttcacttttttattttggttcgcggacaactccgtcgtttgtcgaccgatttccaaaattattttgttgttaggttccgaaggtgctgtaaaGAACTTTTGAAtacttatagataaatgttggcgttgtttcaacaactaaaagcatattactCGTATTATATCAATGTgttaataatactaatcatcatcatcactataatcatGCCATGATtcatgaatcatcacattattatcaaaaatcttgcctttgattatattattgttccaccgtttgttgactgattttcaaaactcttttgttgctatttagtgtttattgtactttatagaggtacaataacccgaatttggtacaatgcttacgaaagtggtgatttgataggtactgaaattcgtgagatacagagggaactcctggatatttttgGGACACTCATAGAcacgtcaactatttctgtattcaatcttcatattttttaaattcgtagcagctaactttagtgcaatttctatgtgcaatttaccacttttttgtagatctagattaaatgaactaaaaagtattaaataactcatattctgtactcagtatttctgttctcagtcttcattattctgaagtcggtaccaactaccagctaacctaatcaccagttctatgacaaaatattataactgctTATAttatgactggtaccgacttcaaattatgaagattgaacagaaatactgagtaggtacagaatatgaattattaattaataattttagttcatttaataaaattactattgtctttaccttggaagtctgtttcaatttttgtttaaaaataataatttttctcttattcgttatccttgAGATTTTCTTTACAATATTGGCATTCTTATCAACcactttaggttcatgaaaagtgatcagatcaactacttaacaagatcccatttttactattagggtaaggaaggggaaaatttatctctttttcattttctttttttatcacattttgctgacgccgacgaagtcgcgggcaacagctagttaaataataaaaacaaaactataTACAACATTatggtttaaatatttttgacacaaataataatttaaggagCGCTTCTAGAGCTGCAGGAGAGCacaatagacacaggtgttttGGAATATGGCGATTTGACGTCAGGCTCAGCCATTTAacgcttatttattttatattatttaccatTATTTTTCGCTTGAGCATTTAATAAACACTATAAGCATCGCTTAGCGTAGTATTCGCGGGGCGAATTCGAGTAAAATTTATCTCGTGCTTCATAAcagtatacaatatattttataatatttattatagagACGAAAGTGTGTGAGTTTATAtattgttactttttcacgtctaaacggctcgagcgattttattaaaatttggtatggacgtAGTTGATACCTAGGGTTAAAACATAGGCAATTTTTAATGGGGaaagtattatgatttatttatcCACGGGGCACAGCTGGTTATCTAATAAATACGAACGATAAgcatacttataaataaaatataatttgcttTGCAGTTGTAAGGTTGTCGTATAAAATCGAGGAAAGTGAACGTAACGTTTGAACGCTTTGCAGGTCGGCTGTCTGTGGATGGAATGTAAGATGTCCTTGTGAAGGACGCGGACTCACCATGCGGCTGGTGCGGCTGGTGCGGCGGGTGCGGCGGGTGCGCGTCGCAGTCGGCACACACAGCCGATCGCAGCATCCGCTCCCGCTGCAGCTTCCTCAGCAGCTGCAGGTGCTGCGGCGTGAACACCGTCCCCGAGCGCTCGCCCACCAGCAGCACGTCGCCCGCCTCCCACCACGCCTGCTCCCGCAGCGTCCCGTCCCGGTTGAACAGCCCCATGTCCTTGTAACCCTCCGGCGGGCTGAGCGCCCCCGGCTCCGGCTCCGGGAACCGCTCGCACGCCCCGCAGCACTCCTCGCTCCTCTTGCTGTTCGAGTACCGGCAGTCATCGCGGACGACGATGATATAGTCGGCCTCGAAAAATTCGTTGGCGCTCTCGTCGAACACCACCCGGTGCTTCTTGCTCTTGCTCCCCTTTTTCAGTGACGACTTTAAGTTATCGAAGTCCTTGTTGTGTCGCGTGTCGCGAGTGGCGCGGTCGCCGCGCATCGTCGCGAGTGCTCGCGCCGGCAGCGATCACCAGAGTGGTTCAGACGACAGACTCGACCGAAACCCGCGATTGCAGCGCCGCGCCCGCCTATCGATCGTGTCGCCCGTCTCCTCGCATGCGGAGCTTCCCTACCGTGATCGTCACCGTGCCCGAAACCGGCCCTAATCGAAACACACGAACACGCAAAAATCACGCCGCCCCGCCGCGCTGTGCAGCGACACTGGAAAAAGGAGCCATCTTGCGCCCGTTTCCTCCGTTTACAGTGTATCCGTTTTCCGATACGTCAAAATCGAATTACAGTAACGGCTAGTTGACGGCGACAAATTAAGCCGGGGGCGGGCTGAATGTGACATAAAGTGGATTAATCGCTTGCTTTATGGTCGCTAtgtgttaaattaattatttataacgcGATCGACCGAGTCGAtagtttttgaataaaaaatttcatAGACTACGATACGCGAGCTGAATGCGAGCTCCTACTGGGGAGTGTTGTTGTAGTAAAAAGTAATCCTTCATTTCCCGATACATTTAAATGAACACGTCTGAAAAGTTGCCGCTGTTTGTCGTCGTAGCGAGTATCAATGCGAGGATGTTTTATTTCAGCTCCGACTTTTCCTATTTTCAGTGGAGCTGAAAATGAGAGTTGGAAATTGGTTTACAGAATCTGTAAATCGCTTTAAAATGTACGTGCCAAAATCGTACTAAACGAGATTGTTCTGTTTATATAACGACTTATCGTTATCGTCTTTATTTACGTTACCAAACAATTATACTTTTCCTTGATGCCAAAGAAATTTATCACGGTAGTATATTGTGTTATAACGGATACAGAAAAGGCTGTTTTTATTGAACTACTTTAacctgcataatataataacttataattattatagaatacagtctacgaataataaatagtttcgTAGAATAATACAGTGAGTACTATCgatcttttatttaatttctcgATATAGGAACCATTCCATTTTCCATACAAGaatttaaagtatttccataaaTTCATGAAAATCTATTTATAAGTTTCAACGAGACGAAacgacagtcagacagacagacacatgtCTCAATTCAAACAGTTAAAGACGTAAAGTAAAGTAAAACAAGTTCCCAGTCACCTACATATTTGATTGTGACATAAACAATAGTTTGTAATTACAAACTCCGGGAATGGTCTTtacaatttgtaaacaaaagaaCTATTTCCATTTCTTTAATATCCTCAAAAACAGTAAGTTATGAAAGTAGAGATACGGTACTGTACTTTACTGAGATTTCTGTTGTCGGTTATTCGTTTCAGGATTTACATTGATTTGGAAAATGTTAATGTGCAAGAGAATTAACAATAGCTGTACTTACTAGCATTATAATACAAAAGTATGTCATCTGTAAAGCTCAAGCTACTGAAatgatttgaattaaaatgtttgGTATGGACTTCgaatcctgggaaaggacaataGTATTTATCATATTAATTGCGGTTAGAGGACTGTATTCATGTGATTAACTTAAGTTCCAGACACAtccaatttatataattttagaaaaattcaACATTTGGTAGGAACACAAAACTACTTGAAGTCTATACACATGACACCAAAGTCTTTCACGATTGACTTTTTGTTTGCTATTGTTGCTCAAGTCGAGCCTACAAGGATCAATACTGGGCGATTTGCCAAATATATTGAGGacattttttgtgaaaataatacaaattctgtttttaaggccatcccccaggcaaacgaccttgaccatacatttgacgcctTGCCGAGATCgtacaaaaatcctatttttttacttatcttagttcaaatttgatctaaaaaaatttaaaacggggaatatgtaatTCATGAAATTATCTATCTACTACTTCTACTAGACGtatcgcgcggcttcgcccacgtaaattagtctacaaaaaatagtctatgatccttcacgtgttctatttcttatctgtgccaaataacagagtGATTTCTacgtagttcgtgagataagccctttcaaataatttccgccGTTtcctccacattttcctctatttcttcgctccatTTAGTTTTagggtgataaaatatagcctatagccttcctcgataaatgagccatctaacactgaaataatttttaaaatcggaccagtacttcctgagattagcgcgttcaaataagcctttcaaataattttccgccgttttttccacattttcttatATAACTTAGCTTCTATTCGTCTTAGcgacgtgataaaatatagcgcgttcaaaccagcaaactcttccgctttataatattagtatagttgtcgtgtgtttcaaataaacgtaagttgtaaatactagggagatgctgaaagtatgcttcaattttaataaattggtattactttggaagctaataccATGCtcgtaataataaacaaaaatagaatttaaaacggggaaaggaatattgatgtcgcaggcggattgtataatcCGCCGTTTTACATTACAGCCGGATTGAAAGCGGCTGAATGAGAACGCTCTGGCGTATACATTCTGATGTATTCGGCGCTATACGTTATGCAAAACGGCTAGCCATAATGTAAAAAAGCGAAAGATAAGTCGCCTTTTTGTCAGTTTTTGGTTCCAAATCTTAATACTCTTGGCGCTGACTGTGACATTACAACAACAATGGCGTTGGATACCGATAGTGTGTTGCTAAATTGCAAagttaaacaaagaaaacagtaaatttcagaataattttgaggtgaaattaaattttcagtGTAAATTTCGGAACGAGGAAAGTACGATGGggctaaacgtgggccgccttattgaagaacgtatcgcaatgacaatccggctaatcgttaagaggattccacacggccgttttttatttttattttattttattaaataagggggcaaacgagcaaacgggtcatttgatggtaagcaactaccgtcgcccatggacactcgcaacatcagaagagctacaggtgcgttgccggccttttaaaagggaatacgctcttttcttgaaggtttgcaggtccacgttcagttccaggagttcctgagcatggacgtccagagagggattctccaacgcagttggtaccctcctggggtaacaaattgtttttcaactgcggcatttctaggggggtaggggattgggcctccggtaaactcactcactcggcgaaacacagcgcaagcgctgtttcacgccggttttccatacaaacgctgtcccctgtttcctccctggataatgccggtagagttatgatttttttcctgaatatctatggccactattagcatgtccctgttttctttttttttcataatttaattattaaaaaagatataagaacgtccaaaaacccaaaaaatggccagattttcctctgtgttcaaacacccagaaaacaaaactggctagaatatacaaaaaaaaaatcaaaacatagggacacagcccaagccttgctttaattcttattgaaaaaagtacttaaatcggttgagttttggagaaggaatcagcggacaacgaatcgaagattttctgttcttttattagaacttttgtcgtgttgtctctatcgcgctctgcggtgggag encodes:
- the LOC121738751 gene encoding uncharacterized protein LOC121738751 produces the protein MRGDRATRDTRHNKDFDNLKSSLKKGSKSKKHRVVFDESANEFFEADYIIVVRDDCRYSNSKRSEECCGACERFPEPEPGALSPPEGYKDMGLFNRDGTLREQAWWEAGDVLLVGERSGTVFTPQHLQLLRKLQRERMLRSAVCADCDAHPPHPPHQPHQPHDNQLCPVDK